Within Acanthochromis polyacanthus isolate Apoly-LR-REF ecotype Palm Island chromosome 3, KAUST_Apoly_ChrSc, whole genome shotgun sequence, the genomic segment aagtaggtttttacacttacaaggaattttctctggtgctcttggtgcaagtacaaataaactaaaataaaataagatggtAAGAAATATGGATAAAATAGACAAGGTATGTACAGTTACTACGCAGTAGTAATTAATATagtcaacagagctgatttgcagtggcATGGGTAGTGTTTatcagcgatgcagcagaggggaagaagctgttcttgtggcgagaggttttagtcctgatggaccacagcctcctgcctgaggagaggggttcaaaaagtttgtgtccagggtgagaggggtcggCCAAGATCTTGGTTGCACGCCTTAAAAGCCTAGACGTGTACAGATCCTGGAGAGATGGCAGGTTACATccgatcaccttctcagcagagcggATGTATGAAGAGTAGATGAGATGGTAGCAGTAAAATGGGCAGTATGGCCAAAGGGATCAGAGTGAAGGGCCAAACTGTAAAGACTAGATCACTtgatcagagcatctccaaaatgtGTTGTGAGGTCTTCCTGATAGGCAGTGGCTAGTGCCTACCAGTAGTGCTTTAACGAACCAGCGACGAGGTCAAGAACACCCAAGGCCCTTATTGTCTGATCTCACAAAAGAGCTAATGTTGCATAAATTGCTGAAAACATAATGCTAGCTGTGGTAGAAATTTGTCAGAATACACATTGTGTCACATGGTGATGCACATGTAGCTGTGAATGAGCGTTAATGCTGAACCCTGTCTACCACTGCAAGCTCCTACAATGGCCATGTGGGCCCCACAACTGTACCATGGAGCGATGGAAGAAGGTgtcctggtctgatgagtcttgttttctttgacaTAATGTGTCCTGGCGTGGTTATGTCCCTTCGCTGGGGAAGAGGAGGTAGAAGGATGGGAATGGATTAGTCACTTCCGCTGTTCTCCACAGAATCTTCAGGCACAGAAGTCTGACAACCAGCAAATGAAAGCCAAACTACGGCGCCTAGAGGAGGACAACgctaaaagagaaaaacagataGAAGAACTGTTGGATCCCACTAAGGTTAGATCACAGAACACCTTCTGATTTTTGATTCTGATTATCGCTTTCGTAAAAAAAAACTAgttccttctttttttaaaaaaaaaaaaaacagggatcTGAATATACTCGCAGTTTGGTGGATAAGAAAAGAGAAGGGAGTGTGGTGAGTATGTCCACTGTGTTGGTCACATACCAGACAAAATTATTAAATGCGTAACTAACAAGCTTAATAAATTATTCTCTCTATCAAGGTTCTGAATGGGCTCAAACAGAGAATCCTAAAGTTGGAGCAGCAGTGTAGAGAGAAAGAAAACGCTCTAAGGTAAAGCATCATTCTGCTCTCTCTAAGTCCTTTTGGCTTATGTGTAGAGCTGCACAAGGTTCAGGTTATTCTCTTTTTTCAGCAAACTACAAAGTGAGCTGAGGACCACCAACCTGGAGGAACTGAAGATCACAGTAGAAACCTACTTTGAAGAGGTACCATCACTGTCTCCAGatataaaatgtcttttttcttctttttttcttttcacctgAAAGCAAAATTAAACCTGTAGTAACCTTCACCAACCTTCTTAGACTAGTCTGAGTCACTGCTGCTGTGACAGACGGCATTGTCATCACCTCTGCTTTGTTTGCAGAGTGTGAGCTCAGatgtggaaaaataaacttttaatttttgtttgtttgcttcatcCTTCAGATCCAGAGACTGAGAATTCTTCTAGAAGCTGCAGAAAAAAGGTATGAATGCCTTAAACACACTGGACCTGTGGCATGGGTCTGACTTTGGTGTAGATGTGAGCAGGGGCCTCTATCTTCTATTCGTTAACTGTTCAGGAAACATCCTTTAAACTTACATTCTAGTGTGTGTAGTCTTTTGTATTAAAGTAAAGTTTGCCCACAGTCTCGCACTGggatctgtctgttttttgacAATGGCAAAATCAAAGCAATCTAGATGTGATTGAAGTTTATATGCAGCTTATTAAAGGTTGAATATTGCATTAACCTTTCATGTATTGCAGCCGTTTTTGTACACCAGTAGTCCCTCCATTTTCACAGGATCAAAGGTAATTGGCCAACGAAAATATAATTAGATAGCTGTTGACGGGTTGTGGTTCAAAGAGGTGTCGATCGAAGTGAACGAGgctgaaaaaacagaacagaccTCTCAGAGAGATAGTAGAAACTTTAGGAGTGTCCAGACCATCGTGTTCTGACATTCTTGAACAGAAGGAATGCACTGCAAACTACGAAAGACCGAAAGGCCTGGAAGACAGCTGAATATGATGACCACAGAATTCTTCTCTTTGTGAAGTAAAGCCCATTAACAACACTGAGCCAAACCCAGAACACTCAATGAGTTAGGAGTATTGTAGGAAAGCATGCAACTAAGACATTAATTCGTAGATATGAATACAGACGTTTTCTTTAAGATGCAAAGTTCAGAACAAAAGGGCCACATTATACTTGAATAGAACACATCTAAAAAGTGCAGCCCAATTCTGGACAGATGAAAGTCAGATGAATCTGTCTCAGAATGATGGGAAGTGAAGAGTGTTTAGATATAAAACAAGGGCTCATGATCCTATAAAATGTGGTGGAGGCGATGTTAGAACATAATCATGTATAGTTGCCGGCACTGGATCATCAGACTTTATTGAAAACGTGACTGCTGATAGAATTAGCAGGATGAATTCTGTAGTGTGTAGAGTTCTACTTTCTGTTCAGATTCAGTCGTTTTCTGCAAAACTGACCAAACAGCACTTCACAGTACAGATGGATAATAGTGACAGGCAATCTAAGAGCATCTTAAGGTGAAGAACTGTTCTTAAATGAGTCAGCTGACCTCAGCCCAACCAAGTAGCTGTTACTCACTGAACACACAACTGAGGACTGAAACACccacaaacaagcagcagcttcagtagCAACCTGGGAAAGTATCCCAAGGCAGGAATCGCTACATATGGTGACGTCCCTGGGTTCCAAACTTCATGCAGGAATTGACTACATGAAGTTTGTATCCAAGTGTTAAAAATGATCCctgtatatttttataataATGCTCGTTGTCTGTTTTCCCTGTGAAAAAAGAGGGACTGCAATTtctaaatccatccatccatccattctctatacaccgctttatcctcattagggtcatggggggtgctggagtctatcccagctgactcggacgaaggcaggggacaccctggacaggtcaccagtctgtcacagggctacatatacagacacacaatcacactcacattcacacctacagacaatttagagtaaccaagtaacctcagcatgtttttggactgtgggaggaagctggagtacccggagaaaacccacgcatgcacagggagaacatgcaaactccatgcagaaagatcccaggcccaccccgggatttgaacctggatcttcttgctgcaaggcgaaagtgctaactactacgacactgtgcagcccccaatTTCTAAATGATCCATACAAAACTTTTGTTAAATCTGAGAGTCTACACTTCAATCACGTCTCGATTTCTTTGTTTCAAATCTATTGTGATGGTGTacagaaacaaaactacaaaaatggtgCCACTTTTCAAATACTTTCTGGCCTGAATGCATAATGATCAAAGTTCCAAGATTTGTGCTGaatgttcaaaaaaatcccTGCATTCGCTcgtcctctccctctctgtatCTGTCTGCAGTAGTCGAGCAGAGAGCAAATGCTCTCAGAGGCAGCAGAAAGCTTTAAGCTCCACAGTTCACCGTCTGTCTGAAAACCTGAAGCAGCTTCAACAGGAGAATGCGGCGCTCAGAGAAGAACTCAACACTGACGGTCCTGCTGGAGGAATTAAAGGTTTTAAGTCACATATCACCACATTGCAGTCACAGTGTTAATAGAACCAACATGATTCTTCTCCTCttgtcctgttttctttctcaaCATGACCACTTTTACTACTTTaatagatgaataaataatattttaatggaaaaacaacTTCATAAGATAGAATCACTTTTCAAATAACTCCTTTTCATCTGAATGTGTTTCACTGATTGATTGTATTAgttgtttctctctgtttttgcaaaaaaaaagaactgtatTGGGAATCAGACTAACATTAAAGCATTGGACATTGGAGAAAGAACTATCCTATCAATTTCatgcagcaataaaaaaaaatgggattttaaaatcaggaaaaaaatcacgATCTCCTTACGATATTAGAGATGGACTGACTACTCAATTAATCAGAATGAATCGCCTCCCTCATCACTGTAATCACGATAATCTCTCCTAACGCTGTAGTATCAAATACTCATCACTTCTTAATTAATCCTTGTCACGTTTTCATTTGTGACCAAATATGCCCTGAAATGTTTCCAGTTTTTGGTGGGAATGGATTAGTGGTACGTGATTTAAAAAGCCTGCAATGAGACAGTTCCATAAATTAAAGCAACAGATTGAGTCAAGTCCTGTAAACACACGTATCTGATGTTACAACGATGCAGTGTTATCTTCTGCACTCTAACGCCAATGAAagaactgtgtctgtgtgtgattaTGTCTCCTAGGTTACAGAGAGTGGAGTAAACAGAGACTGTTGAGAAGGCTGCTGGAGGTGGAGAAGGTGAGAGGAAACTTTAACCACTTGTTCAAACACGTGCAGTCGTCTGTGTGGGATTGTCTGTTTAGAAGCTTCATCACAGACTAACTCTTCTCTCCTCCTATCAGAGGCTGGAGGACAGCAGAAGACACGCCCAGTCAGTCAAGAGCAGCAGCCGATTGGATCAGGAGGTCCAGGCCACGCTGGCTGAGATTCCAGGGTTTACCATGGCAACAGAGGCAGTGGTCTCTGTGGGAACAGGCaccgaggaagaggaggaggcttCTGATCTGAGGGAGCATCTCAACCAATTGGAGAAGGAGAGGGCGGAGCTTCAAGAGATGCTGTCAAGGAAAGAGTGAGTGAGCAGCATCCAGAGAGCCCTCAGGATGTTTTACGTGCATCAATCTTGGCAAACCATAATTAATGTAAATTATCTAAAGTAATGACACAAACCTGAGGGAGAAAACAACTGTACTGGACTGTGAATGGAGCTGCATCACATTAATATGCACATTAGTACGAGCAGCATTAAGCATAGAGCCACTGAGTTTTGCTCTTGAAACagtctgtgttttgttcttgttttcagTGATGAACTAAAACAGCTGAGTGCAGAAAGAGAAGAActggagaaagagacagaacgATGGAAAGCTCTAACTGATGATGAGAAACGACAGCACAAGTATGTTTTTACTGTTATAGGTCTTGATTCATCAAAGTTATACATGTTTTAGTCAACATGCCCAGTCATTTAATCTGTCTGCACATAGACTGAATGTGAGGATTGTTTATGAGATTAGACATGCCTGTTTTTTTTaggtaaaatgtttaattttgccATTATTTGTCTTTGTATTAATAATGGTTAAATACATCACAGTTTGAGTGACTGTGCATTCAGTCATGTaagtaaaaatacatataaggagagttttatttatatagataaagtttgtttttactaactagcaccgactctgaagcACTGCACCGGGAAAGAATCACTTCGGCAGTTTGTTTAACCCACATAAACTTCTAAGTCCACCATTGCTCACATGCAATGACTGTCTGATGCAATATGAAGTTTCTGGTGCACAAGTCTGATGAACACATGCTTGTTAACATGTTGCAAGTgctgaaaattaaatttgatcCCCATGTTTAGGTGACAAAATAGGTCCTCTCTCAGAAACATATCAAAACAGACTGTTTATACGTTGcttttgcgtgtgtttgtgttgcccAGACGGgagttggagcagttgtgggcGAGAATCCGAACACTGGAGGAGAGCAGGAGTGAATCTGCTGAgctctccccctctctttcACCCACAACGTCAAACAAAGAGAGTCAGGAGGACACTCAGGGCAGAGCAGGTTtggaggagggtgaggagagAGACACTAGATGTAAAGAGAAGGAGGCAGAAGGAGATGAATTATGTACCGAAGCTGAgacgaaagaaagaaaagcagcattgGTCATTCAGACAAACTGGAGGCAGCACAGGAACGGGGTATGTAACATGCACGAGTTATGTAAAGGAAACTATTGATGTGTCAGAGCAATATTATATAAAGAATGTCCAGACACTCTGTCccagatttttactcttttccaACTGCCTTCATTCTTTCTTtaggacattgtgatgttgcAGTCAGCGTTACGAGGCCATCTCCTCAGAGAGTCGCAGCTcaaagacatgcagaataaGGTTTTACCCACACACCACCACACACTCCAATCAGTCTATATCTGTAAAACAGCTAGAATTACACCTCAGAACTGTCATATTCCAGTATCATTATCGCAGGCATGTTTTAGACCACATTACTGGGTTACTGTAATGCACAAAATACTTACTGCTGTTGGTGGAAATCTAAACTATTCTTCAGACTTTTTCCAGTATGTGATTCTAAGTTCATTTAATTGAGTTTTGTAATGCTGGACCATTGTCAGCAAGGCTTTTCTTACCAGAACTTGTCTTCTGAAGCCCTGCAAAAAGACTCAAAGATGTGGAAACATAGTTTAAATCCTGGCAGTCTTGTCATGAAATGAACCGGAGATGCAGATTAATCAAATAACCATTAGATGGCTCTAAAATGCAATTTCAGTGAGTCGACTGtaatctctctctgtctctccacatgtgtgctgttttgtttctgtctcaccCACTGAACCTTCCTCCCCTTGCTCGGTCTCTTCTTCATCTCCTGTTTTCAGGCTGTAGACTCATCAAGTCGCAGTGATGTAGCTTCCTCCGCTGGTGGAGAGCTGGATGTGGTCGCCTTGACGATGATGCAGTCTGCATTCAGGGGACATCTGGCTCGTTGTAGTCTCACAATAGAGAGGTGACTCATTTATACACAGACTTTTAGATGGAAACAGATGCAGTCAAAAAAGAGGACGTTTTGCAgaattatgtgtgtgtttgtgcattagCTCAGGGTTCTCTGTGCCTTCTTCGACGGAAAACAATTTGTCCACGCTGGCATCAAGAAGAGCTCGCTTAGCACACATGCACGGCAGAACAGGTGAGGTTCACGCAATGCtaggacaaacacacagaacaaagcGAAAACTAAGTTTTTCATGCTTCTTGCCTCAGCTCTTATTTCAATGAGTCCACTCACAAACAGGACAGATGCATTTGGTGCCTCTCCGCTATATGATATAATTAtgactttgtgttttggttAATTATGTTGGGCTCTTTACAGACATATAAAGACATGTAACTTGGTGAGGAAACACTTTATTGCTACAACCATTCCATGTGAGTCAGGATTTAGGCTTTATATTAATGTCCTATGCATTTTTCTCATAGTGGCGTAGCGGAATGACAGGCAGCAAATGTTTCCCAAATGGAAATGAACCAAAACGCACCACTCACCGCCGTTATGCCCATGTGCCCTCAGAAATGACATATCAGGTCTCTGCAGGGTAAATATTTAGTGATTCATGTGACACTGTGGCATCGCCTTGCCCTCAGAATCACCCATCACTTCTCCCCTGACACCTCTATGCGTAGTGATGGATTTAAAGATGCCGCTAAGACTGAACGACTTAGGGACAATATCTGTTGTGAATTTTCTGACTGGTATTGTTGTTTGAGATATATTTTGTCAGTACTTTTTAAGAACTTCACTTTAGTAATGACAGAATTAAAACATGATGGAGCGTCAGCTAAAAACAGAGGGCAGCATGAATTTGTAACACAGTGGACACAACAGTTTAATGTGTGAGGTGTAGCTGGTGAATAATGAAACTGGGCTGATATCATTGGAACCACAGGGTGGATGCCTGCACCACTTGGAACTTTCAATCtgcacaaaatatacaaaaattgAATTACGACATCAGTCTCGTTATTTAACAACCACATATGTGTCTCCTAAACTGTGGCCTTTGTGGTTTGCTTCTTGTGTCGTTTACAATTGTGATTTTTATCACCAACATGACCCTGAGATTCCACTGCCTTCCCCATTACTTCAGTTTGGAACAGGTCGACAGCATACGGGTGCACAGAGCAGAACATCGATGTcagcgttttgtttttttttaccctgcATGCTTTAAAGACTGCCCCTGCATTTAATGTGTAGTGAATTTCACTGAGAGACTTTGGACTGCACCATCTTAGCTGAGAATATTCAGAACCTCTGCAAGAAGACAGGGGTTCATAACAGtagttttgttgcattttgacTGATAGCATGCTACACTTTACAGGATACAGTGTAACCTGAGTGTAAGAAGCTGCTTTGTTTAAATGCATTCTTTTAAAAGTA encodes:
- the iqce gene encoding IQ domain-containing protein E; the protein is MLNATAKMSLEASDVQTDEDCEELVEDGFSLPADVSEKRTRRKKSSGKPSPSPRSPYLSSLNVNPRRAAMGAWRLPRASLGDSRGDTPGETGSARLTSLSNGHDVSQTLRSECDVSSELLKQTLSMKKYKHLQSASNGFTLGTSDCRDKEDMYDEIIRLKKNLQAQKSDNQQMKAKLRRLEEDNAKREKQIEELLDPTKGSEYTRSLVDKKREGSVVLNGLKQRILKLEQQCREKENALSKLQSELRTTNLEELKITVETYFEEIQRLRILLEAAEKSSRAESKCSQRQQKALSSTVHRLSENLKQLQQENAALREELNTDGPAGGIKGYREWSKQRLLRRLLEVEKRLEDSRRHAQSVKSSSRLDQEVQATLAEIPGFTMATEAVVSVGTGTEEEEEASDLREHLNQLEKERAELQEMLSRKDDELKQLSAEREELEKETERWKALTDDEKRQHKRELEQLWARIRTLEESRSESAELSPSLSPTTSNKESQEDTQGRAGLEEGEERDTRCKEKEAEGDELCTEAETKERKAALVIQTNWRQHRNGDIVMLQSALRGHLLRESQLKDMQNKAVDSSSRSDVASSAGGELDVVALTMMQSAFRGHLARCSLTIESSGFSVPSSTENNLSTLASRRARLAHMHGRTGAASLSNDGEKEDAQEDPWPVSGTYSPKMAPAKAQMELRSTAEFGGAAAVDSDDSDDIIVSPSRPLRSREVLIL